The following are from one region of the Mesorhizobium sp. B2-8-5 genome:
- a CDS encoding MaoC family dehydratase, which produces MTLDEYFLIGETVTLGAHKFEADEIKAFARKYDPQIFHVDEEAAKKSVLGGLCASGWHTAATWMKYNLEKRMETEGVRWTGPGPQPEFGPSPGFRNLKWLKPVYAGETVTFTRIAQAHRPLAGRPGWNLLTLRSEGFDSTGDKVIEFDSAVLVKVG; this is translated from the coding sequence ATGACTTTGGACGAGTATTTCCTGATCGGCGAAACCGTCACCCTCGGCGCGCATAAATTCGAAGCCGACGAGATCAAGGCGTTCGCCAGAAAATACGATCCGCAGATCTTCCACGTCGATGAAGAGGCGGCGAAGAAGAGCGTGCTTGGCGGGCTCTGCGCCTCGGGCTGGCACACCGCCGCCACCTGGATGAAATACAACCTGGAAAAGCGCATGGAGACCGAGGGCGTGCGCTGGACCGGCCCCGGCCCGCAGCCCGAATTCGGCCCCTCGCCCGGCTTCCGTAACCTGAAATGGCTGAAGCCGGTCTACGCCGGCGAGACCGTGACTTTCACGCGCATCGCGCAGGCGCACCGTCCGCTCGCCGGACGCCCGGGCTGGAACTTGCTGACGCTGCGTTCGGAAGGTTTCGATTCGACCGGCGACAAGGTGATCGAATTCGACAGCGCCGTGCTGGTGAAGGTGGGATAG
- a CDS encoding MaoC family dehydratase — protein sequence MTGKTWAYEDFVEGASLDLGSKDVSAAEIIEFASEFDPQPMHLDEEAGKASILGGLSASGWHTCAMFMRMLCDAFLLDSTSQGSPGIEHVKWKKPVLAGDRLTGTLTILSKRQSKSRPQLGLITMRSELVNQRGESVFELENTGMFLARDAARDLS from the coding sequence ATGACCGGAAAGACCTGGGCCTATGAGGACTTCGTCGAGGGCGCCTCGCTCGACCTCGGCAGCAAGGACGTGAGTGCCGCCGAAATCATCGAATTCGCCAGCGAGTTCGACCCGCAGCCGATGCATCTCGATGAGGAAGCTGGCAAGGCGAGCATCCTCGGCGGGCTTTCGGCTTCGGGCTGGCATACCTGCGCGATGTTCATGCGCATGCTGTGCGACGCTTTCCTGCTCGATTCGACCTCTCAAGGCTCGCCCGGCATCGAGCATGTGAAATGGAAGAAGCCGGTGCTGGCCGGCGACAGGCTTACCGGCACGCTCACCATACTTTCCAAGCGCCAGTCGAAATCGAGGCCGCAGCTCGGCTTGATCACCATGCGCAGCGAGCTCGTCAACCAGCGCGGCGAAAGCGTCTTCGAGCTGGAGAACACCGGCATGTTCCTCGCGCGTGATGCCGCGAGGGACCTGTCATGA